The DNA region CGACttaattgaaatgaaaagaacAGGAAGCAGGCAGACAGAGTTTTCTGAACACTTCGGACCATATGGGTTGCTCCAGACACTCGGCTCCCCAGCCCTCCTCCGTGTGGGCTGTCCAGGCCCCTCAACTCCGCCGCCTCCTCCTGGGCCAGCAGGACGAATctggttgggggagggaggacTGGAAGATACCTGTGGGCCGTGGGGGCCTGGAGGCAGTTGTGCGGCCGCAGGGGCCAGGGAAAGATGAGGTGGGGGCTGCACTAGGCCTCCAGGGTCCTGGGAATGCCGGCCTCATCAGCCTGGGTTGGGGCTCCTTCTCTGCTCTCCAGCTCTGAGGGGCTCACTCCCAGCTCTGGGACCCCCAGATGGAAGACAGGCGAGGAGGGAAGGTAGAGCCAACAATGAGTACCCGGAGAAGGGGCTCTGGGAGCCCTGGTGTCTGGTGCCAGCCAGCTTGGGGCTCTGTCTCCTCCCTTCCTGGGAACACCTCTGGGCAGTGACCCCTGGTGACAAGGAATGCAGCAGGCATCGCGCCGGACCCCCTCAATCCACCCTCAGCGGTGTCCAAGTCTTGCCAGGGAATGTGCCTCCCTGACGGATGGCCCTGGTCACAGGGCCCCTGAGCAGCTGTGTGGGCCGCCTCCAGCACCTCTCCTGGTCCAATGCCACCACACTTGCCAGGCGGGCTCAGACTGGCCAGAGCTGTTGCTACAGTGTCGGtccaatctgcctacaatgcctgTAGCGGAACCTGGTCTGTCCCTGGAACAGGCCTGGATTCATGGGAGGGGCACTGGGAGGGGATGGCCAAGGTGGCTTTGGGTCACTGAGGGTGTTGGTGCTACACTGGGTCCTGGCTGGGGATGGGCTGAGCCATGGTTGTGTGGGTTAGATGGAGACACATGCATGGCATGCAGACGGGCGGATGGTAGAAGGATGAATGGGGGACTAGGTGACAGAGTAATGGACAGACGGACAGATGGATGGACGGATGAGTGAGAGACTGGATGGCCAGAGAGGTGACCAGATTGGTCAGAAGGATGAACTGATAAAAGAATCAATAGATAATTTACAGATAGCCTGAAGAGATGGGCAAAACAATGGGCAGACACATGTGCTATAGAACTGGGTCAGGCAAGGTGGGTGGACTCTGGTGTCCTTTTGAGGATGTATTTGGAAGAACTGGCGAACAGGAGGGAGTCAGGGCCGGTCCTGACCTCTCTCCACAGTGTCATTGGGATGAAACCAGGAGGAAGGCCCCTCTCCCGGCCCCTTCCCAGAAGGCCGGCTCCTCCGTCCTACAGCCCGTACCCTCCTGGCCCTGAGGCTTTCTCCAGCTCTCTCTGCCCTGTAGTACCCAAGGCTTTCCTTTGGTCCTGGTGGGCCATAAGGATAGGAAGCCTCCTAATTCTGACAGGGTCTGGGATGTGCCAGCCTGTCCACACAGGGAATGGGGGGCACTGGTCTTTGCCAACAGAATACCCCCAGACACTACGTGGGGACAGTGACACATCCTAGGAGAACAGCCAGAGAGCACAGTGGGTGGGCAAGGTCAAAGGGCCTCACACCAGGGGCTTTCCACGGGAGTCAGGGGGCCCGGGCCAGCATCTGCCACCCTGGTCTTTCCATCCTCCCTGGTGTGGCCTGGTGGGCTGGCAGCTGTGGCTGCCGCCCACCTCTCTCTGCCCTCCTATCCTTACTTTGGCCTCAGAATGGGGGTAAAGCTGCTGTTTCGGCCTGACTTGCGGGGAGGGAGGCTCTGCCAGCAGCCACATCTAACAGAGCTTTGGGGTCACCAGCGtgtcgaacctgggcctcctgggagGGGATCCCCACACATGCACCAACCACCAGAGAGCCCAGGGGCAGGACAGCCTCGGGGCAGAGAGAAGAGGTGGGACCCCTTCTGTCCAGATGTCCTCTTTGCTTAAGAAAGGCAGCTGCTGCAGATGCAAACTGCAGGAAAACACAGACCCCCAGTCCCCTTCCCACCAGGGCTACTCATTCTGAGTTTGCCTCTTCAAGCAGGGCCTGAATGCAGTGACTAACAGAAACAGGCTCCCAGGGCACGGAGGAGGCCTGCCTCGTGTGACCCGGCCCGCACCTTTGGGATCTGCTGACATGGCGCCCACGGGgacgccccctccctcccactctgGGCCTCAGCCTTCGACTGTGCTGCCCACCCGGCCACCACCCTCTGACCCTGTGGACACTCTCTGCCAGCAGGGGCTCTGTCTGTCGGTCTGTGGCCGGCCCCTCACTTGAGGCTTCTGCAGGCCCAGCCAGCGGCAGGTCTTGGTGAATGAGATACAGGTGTGGAGGGTCACACCAGGAAGACAGCTTTTCCCAGGGGGCTTGCAGCGACCTCTTCCCAACAACTGGGGTGGGAGGGACTGCCCCACCTCAGACCCTCAGCCTGTGGTCTGGCCCTGCAGGCTGGTCTGGACTGACGCCACCAGCTGGCCAATATGCTACCACCCCTGGTGTGCCCGCCTGTCCTTGAAGAGGAGCAGAGGCCAGCCAAGCCCACCCGCGGGGCTGCAGTAGTCCTGACATCAGGGCCTTGaaccactccccccaccccagaccccggGCTGCCCTGGGCACCACCCACGCCCGCCTACCAGCAACCTCATAGGAACAGAGGCCAAGGGGAGGTGGGCCTACATCATAGCATGTGCAAAACTGCCATTCCAACAGGTTCAGCGCTTATAAGAGAGCAGACTGCACGTGTGACAGGTGCCTCATGAAAGGTTGAATCCCACGTGGCCCCTGCTCTTCTGAAACCCACAGAAGTGAGCCTCTGAGAGGCTGGCAGCCCTGCGCAGCCCACAGGCTTTCTGGAGGGTGAGAGGTCTAGCTGGGCGGTCAGAGTTAGGACTCCTGCCAGGTGGGGTTTGAACAGCACCTCGTCTGTGGTGACCGGATGGAGTCCTTCCTCTCAGTACTCAAAGGATAAGTTCTCACAACTCTGGAAAGTAACAATGATCAACACACACATTGCTGCCTGGAGGACCACAGTTCGGATTTCTCTGAAAACCTAGTTCCTATGCTTTACATACCTCCAtggtttctcttaattttttatttggcaAACATCTCTtctttattatcatcatcatgaaTATCATCATTTGGACCTCTGCAAGGACTATATACATTCACATTATCATATACCATTGACTTCTTGCCTCTCGGCAGGCCCCTGGGCTCTGGGTTTCAGTAGCTGGTCACTATTGCACTCCAGTCCTGGAACTTCTTACAGCCATGCAGTAAAACCCCGATCAGAGACTGTGTCTGCTGTTTGTTCTCCCACTGAGTACAGATCAGAATTTCCTTATTCCTTTATTTCCTCCTTGAGATCGCTGGGGGAGCGAGTGGGATGGGGGTCAGGGTGAGGCGTGGGGTGGGGACTTCAGAGAGACCATCCCCTGAGGAAGAGCTGGACAAAAATGCAGGGTTATATACAGCTGGTCAAGTCTCCAGAAGGTGCAGGGAGGGcaaattgcttttctttgtgggttttttttttttcctttttctgcaaaAGTGTGACGACAGGAGAGGGGCTGCAGGAAACACGGGGGCTGGGACGGAGAGACGAGCTGGGCGGCAGGCTCGTGTAGCGGGCGGCAGAGGTAGAGGAGGACGAGGAGAAGCAGCAGCGGAAGGCGTGGTGGCTGTCTCCTCGTGCTCAGAAAAGCAGTCGAGAATCAACCCGAAAGATTGTCACAGTTTTGTCTCGGAATTATATTCTCTCTCGGAAGGACACATTAGCACTTTTTTCACAAGTGGAAAGGATGAAATGTGATGGAAATTCACAGAGGGTGTGAGGACGGACAAGATACCCTTCCTGCGTGTGTGCAGATGCATGCTGGGTGTGTCCcagcgcacatgcacacacacacttgcacacacgtGTGGGTGCCGAGGGCctcactgcccaccccacccGGCCCCAGGGGAGGCGCtgccatggagttgaaaagaaagaagttgCTTCCTGTTGGACAAAACACTCCAAACCCCAATACCCCATCGCCCCCCAAACAGAATCAAAGCAAGAGAAAAGACGGACATTGGAACAAGCCCAGGCGTGGaggaaaacagtgaaaaacaTCCTTTGGCAGTGACAACAAAATTTTGGATTTTGACTTCTTGTGTatgttttttggatttcctttggAGCAGAGGTGTGTCCGGCGTCCTTGGCTAGCTAGCTGGCAAGGTAGTTTACAGGTAtgcttcctttcagttcagttcatttccgtcgctcagtcgtgtccgactctttgcgaccccatggactgcagcatgcttcctttacctttttttttcttttttttaaaaaactttttggaTTTCTACTTAAAGCCAAAGAATTTgacattaaaggagaaaaaattctgaaaatgaaaaattacgaCTTGAGTCTGACATCTTTCTCACCAGCCTCACCGCATTGGCCACACACCCCTAGGGCGGTTTCCATGAACTGGCGGCTCGGATCTCCGGCTATGAAAGAAcagttttccttttgccttttgaATCAGGCAAGGGGAgaaaacctcagttttctttgtcCATTTCTGAGTAGCTCTCTTGCCACAAAGTCCCCCAAAATTCTTCAATGAAAATATAAGCCACCAAACAATTCTATTTTTTCATCGAAGAGAAAGTATGTGAAAGtcataaagagagaaaaacaagacaGAGAGCAAGACAGGGAGGGAGAGGTGGGTGTGGACGAGCCGGTCACCTCTGGCCGGCGTCCGCCCGCTGCCTCAAGTTCAGCGGGTGGTTTCTGAGGATTCGGAAGAGGTCGAGGCGTGATCGTCAGGTAGCTGAGGAAGTCGTGTGGATGCAGTCTTGttggttctgttttcttttggagAGAAGCAGTAGCAGCGGTGACTCCCATGGTCGGCTCCCAGGGCTGGGTGCGCGTCCTGCGGGCCGGGCGGGGCTGGGCAGTTCGATGGGCATCAGGTCCTGGCGGGTCAGCGGGGCGCTGCGTCCAGGGGGCCGGGTGGGCCAGGAGAGCCAGGGCGGGAAGGCCCAGTGGAGCCCGCCTCGCTGGGGCTGGCAGCGGCcgggggcaggcaggggcccAGGCCTGTGGCAGTGTCGGACTGTCCGGGCACAGGCTCGGCTACGGCAGCCGCGGGGCCCTGCAGGCTCTGTCCGCACACATGGTGGTGCTTCTCCCAGTCCTTGTGCTGGCAGAAGGAGCCGCAGTAGCGGGCCGCGTTGCAACCGCTGCATGTCTCGCTGGCTTTGCGCCCACAATTCCAGCAGCTCTGGAGGTGAGGGGGAACGATCAGGGTGGCCCAGATTCACCCCCTGTTTCCCCTGAGCACCCACCCAGCTGCAGACCAGGCACACACTCCAAACACACCGGCTCAAACCCAGCCACAGCATCACAgagcaagaaaagaagaaaactcaaCACTCCCAGGCTCGCAGGTGACCCTCTGCAGATATGGCCCCTTGCCTGGGCCACTCTGGCGGGACAGGCTCccaccaccccagcccaccccaggtTCATGGTGTGCCAtggccccttccctctctttcagGAATCCCTCCTGGCACTGCCAAGGCTTTGATACCAGAATGTCACAGCCTGGGCAGAGTAAAGGGGTGGTGAGTGCCCACAGCTGCTGAAGTCCTTTCCCTACCTCTGGGCCTCTGCTCCTTTTTTGTGGAATAAGCAATTGACCCCAGCCACCCACGTGAGCAGAAGGTGGGCAGGGATTCTACCTTCCAAAGGCCGGAGGCAGCAGCGTGGGCTGTGGGGTGGGGAAGCCAAGCCTCCCTGGCAGGAAGGCCCACCCGCCCAGGTAGCCTCCCCCGCATGCGCGTCCATGGCCTGAAGCTGCACAGGCCATCATCCTGCGTCCCCTCTCCCTTGGTCCCTCAGACCGTCAGGTCTGTCTGCTCCAGCTGAGAGTGCAGTGGAAAAGAGATGCACATGGGCATCACCTGACCGGGAGTCATCTCCTCATTCCCTCCCAGGGCCGGCCCAGCACAGACAGGCCCAGGGGATTTTGGAGAAGTGCCCTCCTTAAAGACAGTCCAGGGGCCCCTGGAGAGGGCTGCACCCTCCTCTTCACCTCTCTGCCTTCTGAGCCATTCTCAGACAAGGAGAGAATGTATGTGGTCACCCAGGTTTCCCACCTGCCCCACCAGATCGGTCCAGCTCCCAGACACACAGGCACCAGCATGGTGACTTGCACACCCTTCTGCTTTCAGGGGTCAGAGAGGTCGTGGGCTTTGGTGTCAGCCAGCCTGGGTTTGAACAACAGTCCCACCACTTCCTGGGGAGTGACCTGGGGTGAGCCAGCCACTCTCTggaggcctcagtttccacatctgtacaaTCAGGACACCCACAGGATCCAGCTCACCAGGGCACGTGGGGTCAAGAGGCCCCGGGCGGGGCTGCACAAGGTCACGTGGCTGGGAGGTGGTAGAGCCAGGGTTGCGTCCTggactggggggaggggaggggggcggccCTACCTCGCTGGAGTCCTCCTGCTGGTTGACCACAGTGAGGGCGTCCTCGGAGGCCTGCCGCCGCGCCTCGGCCAGGGCCCGCTCCATCTTGGCCCGCTCTGTGCTGATGAGCTCGTGGGCCTTGCGCTCAGCGTCAGACACGGCTTTCTGCAGCTCTGACATTGCCTGCCGCTTCACCTCGTTCACCGCCTCCTCTGAAAAGGACACCTCGGGCTGTTCATCTAGTGGGCCAGTCCAGCTGGATCTCCCCTGCCCACAACCCCGGAGCGGGCAGCCAGGCATGGTTGTGGGGAAATCTCCAAAGCCTGCCCTCTACTGTGTGCAGAGTGCCACGCCCTGGAGGGTGGAGAGTGGGTCAGCAGGCCTGGGAAGGCCCTGCTGGGCCCCTCCAGCAtatggggagggtgggagagtCTGGGGCCCCAGGCCATCCCCACTCACCCGCCTTTCTCCAGATCTCCTCGGGCATGTAGCCAGACAGGGTCCGAGGCATGAACTCCCGGTGGACGTCTGAAACACAGGGACACCAGCGTCACACACAAGATGGGGCCTCGCCTGGTTGGGCCTTGGGGGCAGGGCGTGGGAGTGACCTTGGGGGTTCCTGAGGTACACATGGGGGAAACCCTGTCTCTGCAGCTGGTGGAGGGGGGAACAGGGCAATGTCATGAAGGAAGACTGTCAGGGGCAATGGGCCTTGGATTTGACTGGGAGCTGGGACGAGATGGCCTCTCTCAGGTTCCACAGTCATCAAGCCCCCGGGGGCCTCCCAGTGCCGAGCCCTTGTCCCATCGGAACCAAGAACTGGGCATCCCCGCAGGTCAGGCAGTGTCAGTGCAGCAGAAGACCCTTCTTTTCCAGGTGGGGTGGTTTGGGTGTTATTTCCCTGCAGGGCCATGATCAGTGATGGCCTGGCCCCTGGTCCCCCTGCATCGGCCCCACACGTGCCCCCCAGCGCACCTAGCTGAGCACCTTCTGTGCCTGTGGAGCTGCTGAGGGGCCGGGCGGTCGGCCCAGGGCCCTTCTTGCTGTCCTCTGCCGCGTCGCTGCAGCGCCGGATCCAGTGGTTGAGCTCCTCACGGTCAGCCTCCTGGCAGCGGCGCAGCACGGTCAGCGACCGCCGCGTCTTCTCGGCCATGTCCATGATGCAGTTTAGGAGCTGTGGGCACCCAGGGTGGGTGAGTCGCACGCAGAGGAGGACAGCTAGGACACTGTCCCACACTCCAGCCCGGTCCACCCGACTGTGTAGCCTACCCACAGCTCTTGAGGCATTGGCTGGAAAACCCATTTCTGCTGCTGCGAAAGATCCCTGAGCACCTGCGCAAGGACTGGGGAGGCACCCAGGGCTCCCACTGGTGGGGAGACTGTCCAGGACCCAGAGCTGgagctctccttgcagtcctggaGTTGTGGTCTGCCCCGTGGAGCAGAGGGGTCAGTGCTGCTCTGGGGACCACCCTTCTCTTGGGCTCCCCTCCCCAAAAGGACACGGGGTGGGCATGACCTGAAAATGGTGTTGAAGGGGTCCAACCCTCATGGCCAAGGGACCTTCCTCAGGGAGACAGTCCATGGCGGCCCAGGGAGGGAGTGTTCTGAGGGTTGGCCAGGAGTGCAGAAGCAGAGGCTTGGGCACAGGGCTGAGGGAGGGCACAGCGGCCGGCCCCCGCAGCCTCTGCAGGTTGGGCAGGGCGCCTGGGAGTGGCTGCGGCACCCCGTGGCCTGAGCCTGGACACTCACGTTATTGAGGTGCTTCCACTCTTCCGCCCACTCGCGCTCCGTGAGCCTGTGGTCAATCACTTCCTCAGGCCGGGATCCGTGCATTGCTGCGGAGGGAGCGTAAGCTCAGGCCCCGCCCCTGCCAATCAAGCCACGCCCCCGCTCACATCCCCACCCAGGCCCCGCCCACAGGCTGTGCCCGCCTAGGGTAAGTGGGGAGGTGAGGAAGAGAACCCAAGGCTCTGACCCTCTCTTTGCCCACCGCCCTGGATGGAGTGGGTCAGGAACAGGCCTCTCCTCTACTCATGCTTGAGAGGAAGAAACCAGTGTCCCCATCCCTTGCTTTGACtactccttctcctcccccaaaTTCAGCCACTCTCTCTTTCTGCCCCCTGCTGCCAGAGAAATGGCAGTGGACCTCACTTAAGGGGCGTCTCCACTGCTCAGGGTCTCCTTGTGGCTGCCTGGCTTCAACTCACACTGTACTGCTTTTCCTGAGCTAGCTGAACTCCTATGCACCCTCCAAAGCCCAGGTGACAGGCTCCTTCCTCCTCAGCAGCCTTGTGCTCCCAGATTCCCTTAAGCCCTGTATATCTCTGGTTGCTTAGTAATCACAGGTGCTTCCTTGCTTATTCTCAATCACCCAGCAGACTGTGTCAGTCCACAGGGCAGGGCTGGCAAGGCCTGTTCCCCTCCGTGGGCTGAGCTCCTGGGCTGAGCTCCCGCTTGGTAAGAGGGGTGCATGGCTTAATCTGCTGGGTCTCAAATAAGCAGCTCCAAGTGTGGTCTACTGGGAAACAGTGAGGCTTGAAAAGGTCAAAAGCCCTGGCACTCATTCCCCATGGGGCCTGGGCCCCTTGTCTTACctgtggcctcagtttccccgcctccctgcctccctagTGGGAGGGGAGAGCCCCTGGTGTGGATGGAGGAGGGCTCTGTACTTAGTGCTTTACCCATTCACCCCTGCTTCATCCTCTAGGGGAGGGGGTCATGCcattatttccactttacagatgaggaaactgaggctggttAAGGGGACATGTTGACCAAGGTCAAGCAAGGTCAACTGGTGCTGGGGCTGTGCTCTTAGCCACTGGCTGGTACAGCTCCAGGGACTGAAACAATGGGATGCCCCCACCCcctaaacagaaacaaaacaaccaTGAGCCGAGAAATTCATGCCAGAGGGGCAGCATCTGGCGTTCTCATAGCTTCTCCTCTTATACTGCTTGAAATACCGAACACGATCACCCTCACTGTGACCCAGCATGTTCCATGCTTCCTGGGCTGGGGTCTACTTAGGCCTTTCTTGGTCCCCAAACCTGAAACACCTCCTCAAATTGCAGCCAAGGTGGGAGGTGGTAGCCACAGCCCGCTGTCCACCCACCGCCCTGCCCTGCTGCTCGTGGAGCTGGGGCCCGCGCCAACGCCCCAACCAAAATAGTGGCTGAGATCTGCCTGACAGCTGGCGTTTATTTTTGCGTTAGCAGAAGCGGATGGGAATTAGCACCTGCCTGACCCGGCTGTGGGGAGCCAGACGCTGTCACCTGCTGCCTgggcccaggccctggcagctcccgtagggaggaggtggggagacgGCCTGATAAGGGGCAAGGCCTCTGCTGACCCTGCCTCTGGGCCCCCGGTTGGTGTCCTGGGCCTCCGTCTCAGGGGCAGCCTTTGCAGGCTGGTCTTATTCATCTCTTTGACCAGCACAGAGGAGGTTCAGAAGGCCGGTTGTCATTGCTAGACGACTTTGGGCATGTCCATtacccctctgggcctcagtctgccCATCTGTGATGTGGGTGGGCTAACACATCACACAGGTATATCAGAACACATTGGGGGTGCCGCCTTCTGGAGCCCAGTAAAGCATACAGTGCCAACCAGACTTCCACCAAGAGCTGTCACCCTGCCACCAGCACAGCTGGGCCTGATGGCACCCACTCTGGACCCAGCCCTCTATTAACCCCTCATGCCCCAAGGGCAGGACTGCTCATAGACCAATCAGCAGAGAGGCTGCAGGTGTGCGGGAGCCGGGGGGGCCATCACTTGCCCAGGGGTACACCTGAGGAATCTCAGAGCTCAGAGGACCAGGCAGTCCTGCCCCCAGGGGTGTGGCTCCAGCACCCAGTCTCTCTCATCTCCTTCCTCTGCTCAGGGACCACCTCCTAAGGATCTGGTATTTTGGTGTTGATGCCCGTCCCATTAGAGGGCAGAACTGGCCATGTGTGATCAGTGGTGCATTCTGCTGATCCCTTGGGGCACCCAGGTCTTGGAGGCGAGGCCACAGCTCCTATGACTTGGGGACCCCCACGTGCCAGGTGTTTCCTGGCTACCATGCACCCCAAGAGGCTCTAAGTCCCCCAGGACAGGTACTTCTGCAGCCATGGTGCCCCTCCCTCCATGGGGAGGGGTCTTTCTGGGTCTGGGGGATGTCGGGTTGCCCCCCCAGGACAGAGTCTCAAAAGATGACTGTCCCTCAGGCTTCCGGCACAGCCCAGCTGGGGTGGGGTGCAGATCCTTCCTCTGCATTGTGTTCTCAGGTCCCTCCTTCCAGATAGACGTGTCCAGGCGGTGCCCGCCTGCAGGTACACACAGCCGCCCTGGCCGCCCCTGCCCACACCACTCACCCAGCTGCCGATGGCGCTCCCGCAGCTCCCGGGGGTCAAGGTGGCGGTAGGAGTCCCGGAAGTGGTGGGCCATGGCCATGTCCTCCAGGCGGTAGTGTGGGGGCGGCGGCGGGTGGGGCAGCCCATTGCTGGGGCTGTAGCGCTGGGCGGGGCTCAGGGTGCATGGCCGTTTGCTGAGGTGGTCCGGGTGCAGTGGGTCCCTGTCTGACCCATTCTCTTTGGTCCTGGTCCAGAGAGCAGGTGGGGACAGTGGTCAAGGGACCACGAGCCATGGAccgaggggagagagggaggcaggggcgTGGACAGAGTGAGCGAGTGGGAGACAGACCTGCCCACTGGGGGTCTGGcaccccctttcccctccttctcAGGGGTGCGGGCTCCTGGGGCTTGGAGGTCAGGGTGCTTGGGTCTTCTTGGAGAGAGTGGGGAGAGACAGCCTTCCCTGGCAGCAGGACACACACCCGCACTGTGACCCAGCAGTGGGTGTCAGCCCAGCACCTGGGGACCTCGGGCCGCTGGACATTCAGGCACACCTGTGGGGAACTCCTGTCGGGCAGACTCCTGCCTCTCCCTTGTCCTCCCGGGGTGGGGTGATGGGCATCTGAGTCCTCAAGAGGCCTTGCCACGGCCAGAGAGGGTGGCCTCCCAGTGATCAGCCTGTGCGGTTAAGGCTGAACTTGACCAGCCCAGTGGCAGCAGCCACGGAACACAACACGGTTTCCACCTGCGTTCTCAGCCCTGGCACTGGGCGCCTGCTGAGCCTCGGCAGGAGGGCAGCTCTCAGGAGTCAGAAGGGGAGGGCGCTGCCTGCTGCGCCCCTAGGTACCTGTCGGGGGTCCTCCTCTTGCCGTTGTCGTTAACCTCCAGCAGGAGCTCCGAGGAGTCGACAGGGGAAGAGGCGTCAGCATCCAGCAGGGCTTGCTCATGCTGGGCCAGGTACTGTGCAGGGCTCTGCTTGGCCAGGCGGGCGCAGTGCAGGAGCTCCCGCTGCAGCAGGGGCAGGTTAGCCTGTGGGGAGGGCGGGACGGGCTTGGACTGTCTGCTGGCTGAGGTCAGGG from Cervus elaphus chromosome 4, mCerEla1.1, whole genome shotgun sequence includes:
- the CBFA2T3 gene encoding protein CBFA2T3 isoform X3 — protein: MSPCGHPPLPQAAARRPEAVWGTETSSSEEPRLTKACVFPSRAHEVEKGIEREAHEAPHRCPQRGCPPPTSAGFRFLNPPSGSMSRASPVLDSGPSASTSCSTPRGPRKGGPADRKEKATAMPDSPAEVKTQPRATPPSMPPPPPVASQGATRHPSFTPHTMMNGSSHSPTAIGGAPSTPNGFSNGPATSCTAALSTQQLPPACGARQLSKLKRFLATLQQFGSDISPEIGERVRTLVLGLVNSTLTIEEFHSKLQEATNFPLRPFVIPFLKANLPLLQRELLHCARLAKQSPAQYLAQHEQALLDADASSPVDSSELLLEVNDNGKRRTPDRTKENGSDRDPLHPDHLSKRPCTLSPAQRYSPSNGLPHPPPPPHYRLEDMAMAHHFRDSYRHLDPRELRERHRQLAMHGSRPEEVIDHRLTEREWAEEWKHLNNLLNCIMDMAEKTRRSLTVLRRCQEADREELNHWIRRCSDAAEDSKKGPGPTARPLSSSTGTEGAQLDVHREFMPRTLSGYMPEEIWRKAEEAVNEVKRQAMSELQKAVSDAERKAHELISTERAKMERALAEARRQASEDALTVVNQQEDSSESCWNCGRKASETCSGCNAARYCGSFCQHKDWEKHHHVCGQSLQGPAAAVAEPVPGQSDTATGLGPCLPPAAASPSEAGSTGPSRPGSPGPPGPLDAAPR
- the CBFA2T3 gene encoding protein CBFA2T3 isoform X1, translating into MSPCGHPPLPQAAARRPEAVWGTETSSSEEPRLTKACVFPSRAHEVEKGIEREAHEAPHRCPQRGCPPPTSAGFRFLNPPSGSMSRASPVLDSGPSASTSCSTPRGPRKGGPADRKEKATAMPDSPAEVKTQPRATPPSMPPPPPVASQGATRHPSFTPHTNREDGPAMSLPHGRFHGCLKWSMVCLLMNGSSHSPTAIGGAPSTPNGFSNGPATSCTAALSTQQLPPACGARQLSKLKRFLATLQQFGSDISPEIGERVRTLVLGLVNSTLTIEEFHSKLQEATNFPLRPFVIPFLKANLPLLQRELLHCARLAKQSPAQYLAQHEQALLDADASSPVDSSELLLEVNDNGKRRTPDRTKENGSDRDPLHPDHLSKRPCTLSPAQRYSPSNGLPHPPPPPHYRLEDMAMAHHFRDSYRHLDPRELRERHRQLAMHGSRPEEVIDHRLTEREWAEEWKHLNNLLNCIMDMAEKTRRSLTVLRRCQEADREELNHWIRRCSDAAEDSKKGPGPTARPLSSSTGTEGAQLDVHREFMPRTLSGYMPEEIWRKAEEAVNEVKRQAMSELQKAVSDAERKAHELISTERAKMERALAEARRQASEDALTVVNQQEDSSESCWNCGRKASETCSGCNAARYCGSFCQHKDWEKHHHVCGQSLQGPAAAVAEPVPGQSDTATGLGPCLPPAAASPSEAGSTGPSRPGSPGPPGPLDAAPR
- the CBFA2T3 gene encoding protein CBFA2T3 isoform X5 → MPDSPAEVKTQPRATPPSMPPPPPVASQGATRHPSFTPHTNREDGPAMSLPHGRFHGCLKWSMVCLLMNGSSHSPTAIGGAPSTPNGFSNGPATSCTAALSTQQLPPACGARQLSKLKRFLATLQQFGSDISPEIGERVRTLVLGLVNSTLTIEEFHSKLQEATNFPLRPFVIPFLKANLPLLQRELLHCARLAKQSPAQYLAQHEQALLDADASSPVDSSELLLEVNDNGKRRTPDRTKENGSDRDPLHPDHLSKRPCTLSPAQRYSPSNGLPHPPPPPHYRLEDMAMAHHFRDSYRHLDPRELRERHRQLAMHGSRPEEVIDHRLTEREWAEEWKHLNNLLNCIMDMAEKTRRSLTVLRRCQEADREELNHWIRRCSDAAEDSKKGPGPTARPLSSSTGTEGAQLDVHREFMPRTLSGYMPEEIWRKAEEAVNEVKRQAMSELQKAVSDAERKAHELISTERAKMERALAEARRQASEDALTVVNQQEDSSESCWNCGRKASETCSGCNAARYCGSFCQHKDWEKHHHVCGQSLQGPAAAVAEPVPGQSDTATGLGPCLPPAAASPSEAGSTGPSRPGSPGPPGPLDAAPR
- the CBFA2T3 gene encoding protein CBFA2T3 isoform X2, with product MSPCGHPPLPQAAARRPEAVWGTETSSSEEPRLTKACVFPSRAHEVEKGIEREAHEAPHRCPQRGCPPPTSAGFRFLNPPSGSMSRASPVLDSGPSASTSCSTPRGPRKGGPADRKEKATAMPDSPAEVKTQPRATPPSMPPPPPVASQGATRHPSFTPHTNREDGPAMSLPHGRFHGCLKWSMVCLLMNGSSHSPTAIGGAPSTPNGFSNGPATSCTAALSTQQLPPACGARQLSKLKRFLATLQQFGSDISPEIGERVRTLVLGLVNSTLTIEEFHSKLQEATNFPLRPFVIPFLKANLPLLQRELLHCARLAKQSPAQYLAQHEQALLDADASSPVDSSELLLEVNDNGKRRTPDRTKENGSDRDPLHPDHLSKRPCTLSPAQRYSPSNGLPHPPPPPHYRLEDMAMAHHFRDSYRHLDPRELRERHRQLAMHGSRPEEVIDHRLTEREWAEEWKHLNNLLNCIMDMAEKTRRSLTVLRRCQEADREELNHWIRRCSDAAEDSKKGPGPTARPLSSSTGTEDVHREFMPRTLSGYMPEEIWRKAEEAVNEVKRQAMSELQKAVSDAERKAHELISTERAKMERALAEARRQASEDALTVVNQQEDSSESCWNCGRKASETCSGCNAARYCGSFCQHKDWEKHHHVCGQSLQGPAAAVAEPVPGQSDTATGLGPCLPPAAASPSEAGSTGPSRPGSPGPPGPLDAAPR
- the CBFA2T3 gene encoding protein CBFA2T3 isoform X4, translating into MSPCGHPPLPQAAARRPEAVWGTETSSSEEPRLTKACVFPSRAHEVEKGIEREAHEAPHRCPQRGCPPPTSAGFRFLNPPSGSMSRASPVLDSGPSASTSCSTPRGPRKGGPADRKEKATAMPDSPAEVKTQPRATPPSMPPPPPVASQGATRHPSFTPHTMMNGSSHSPTAIGGAPSTPNGFSNGPATSCTAALSTQQLPPACGARQLSKLKRFLATLQQFGSDISPEIGERVRTLVLGLVNSTLTIEEFHSKLQEATNFPLRPFVIPFLKANLPLLQRELLHCARLAKQSPAQYLAQHEQALLDADASSPVDSSELLLEVNDNGKRRTPDRTKENGSDRDPLHPDHLSKRPCTLSPAQRYSPSNGLPHPPPPPHYRLEDMAMAHHFRDSYRHLDPRELRERHRQLAMHGSRPEEVIDHRLTEREWAEEWKHLNNLLNCIMDMAEKTRRSLTVLRRCQEADREELNHWIRRCSDAAEDSKKGPGPTARPLSSSTGTEDVHREFMPRTLSGYMPEEIWRKAEEAVNEVKRQAMSELQKAVSDAERKAHELISTERAKMERALAEARRQASEDALTVVNQQEDSSESCWNCGRKASETCSGCNAARYCGSFCQHKDWEKHHHVCGQSLQGPAAAVAEPVPGQSDTATGLGPCLPPAAASPSEAGSTGPSRPGSPGPPGPLDAAPR